In a genomic window of Halalkalicoccus sp. CG83:
- the glmM gene encoding phosphoglucosamine mutase: MFGTSGIRGPVGDVVTGELALSVGRAVAGDADRIVVGRDPRDSGRWLREAVAAGARECGTDVFDAGMVATPTLARAVGREDADAGVVVTASHNPPEDNGLKLWNPSGQAFDAAQAGEIEERIERGEYDLADWSGGGGRGTIDDATERHADALVEAVGSIDDLSVVVDLGNGAGGVVVGALERLGCEVEVMNGEPDGSFPNRPSEPTAENCRALRERVVEADADLGIAHDGDADRMRAATESGRYPDGDVLLALFAREAASEGDRVAAPVDTSLAVEDALEPLGASVTYTPVGDVHVAGRARESDVVFGGEPSGAWIWPEETLCPDGPLAACKLAATVAREGSFDALVDGVPTLPLRRTNVEVAAKEATMERVRERVEREYGSDRFTTLDGIRVSFDGGWFLIRASGTQPLVRVTAEAREEARAEELLATAEEFVADASAE, encoded by the coding sequence CTGTTCGGAACGAGCGGAATCAGGGGACCGGTCGGCGACGTGGTCACCGGCGAGCTCGCGCTGTCGGTCGGGCGAGCCGTCGCCGGCGACGCGGATCGGATCGTCGTCGGTCGCGACCCCCGCGACAGCGGACGGTGGCTGCGCGAGGCCGTCGCGGCGGGCGCCCGCGAGTGCGGGACCGACGTGTTCGACGCGGGGATGGTGGCGACGCCGACGCTCGCGCGGGCGGTGGGCCGCGAGGACGCCGATGCCGGCGTCGTCGTGACGGCGTCACACAACCCGCCGGAGGACAACGGGTTGAAGCTCTGGAATCCCTCCGGACAGGCGTTCGACGCCGCCCAGGCCGGGGAGATCGAGGAACGGATCGAGCGCGGCGAGTACGACCTCGCGGACTGGAGCGGGGGCGGCGGCCGAGGGACGATCGACGACGCGACCGAACGCCACGCCGACGCCCTGGTCGAGGCGGTCGGCTCGATCGACGACCTCTCCGTCGTCGTCGACCTGGGCAACGGCGCGGGCGGGGTGGTCGTGGGCGCACTCGAACGCCTCGGCTGCGAGGTCGAGGTGATGAACGGCGAGCCCGACGGCTCGTTTCCGAACCGTCCCTCCGAGCCGACCGCGGAGAACTGTCGAGCGCTCCGCGAACGGGTCGTCGAGGCGGACGCCGACCTGGGAATCGCCCACGACGGTGACGCCGACCGAATGCGCGCGGCGACCGAGTCGGGGCGGTATCCCGACGGCGACGTGCTCCTCGCGCTGTTCGCCCGCGAGGCCGCGAGCGAGGGGGACCGGGTCGCGGCGCCGGTCGACACGAGCCTCGCGGTCGAGGACGCCCTCGAACCGCTCGGGGCGTCGGTGACCTACACTCCCGTCGGCGACGTGCACGTCGCCGGACGGGCCCGGGAGTCTGACGTCGTCTTCGGCGGCGAGCCCAGCGGCGCGTGGATCTGGCCCGAGGAGACGCTCTGTCCGGACGGACCGCTCGCCGCCTGCAAGCTCGCGGCGACCGTCGCCCGGGAGGGGTCGTTCGACGCGCTGGTCGACGGGGTGCCGACCCTCCCCCTTCGACGGACGAACGTCGAGGTAGCGGCGAAGGAGGCGACGATGGAACGGGTTCGCGAGCGGGTCGAACGGGAGTACGGCTCCGACCGGTTCACGACGCTCGACGGGATCCGCGTCTCGTTCGACGGCGGCTGGTTCCTGATCCGGGCGAGCGGAACCCAGCCGCTCGTACGCGTGACCGCCGAGGCCCGCGAGGAGGCCCGTGCCGAGGAGCTGCTCGCGACTGCCGAGGAGTTCGTGGCCGACGCCAGCGCCGAGTGA
- a CDS encoding HalOD1 output domain-containing protein: MTTTTRLSDAVYTTTPDEWSDLATTIIEALAELKDESPIELDVRLGETIDPDALEQLFDPSPDDVGYLAFPLDDYLVSVRSSGEVTFYRT, from the coding sequence ATGACCACCACGACCCGACTCTCGGACGCCGTCTACACGACCACTCCGGACGAGTGGAGCGACCTCGCGACCACGATCATCGAGGCGCTCGCGGAGCTGAAAGACGAATCGCCGATAGAGCTCGACGTTCGACTGGGCGAGACGATCGATCCGGACGCGCTGGAGCAGCTGTTCGATCCGAGCCCCGACGACGTCGGCTACCTGGCGTTCCCGCTCGACGACTACCTCGTCTCGGTCCGTTCCAGCGGCGAGGTGACGTTCTACCGGACGTAG
- a CDS encoding DUF420 domain-containing protein: protein MATADVHRRARDRPLGTTLLLSAIGYALVIGTFAGVVPLYPDIGETGVNLLSHAIAVVNTLATVALVLGWYWIRRGEVAKHRVAMVSAFVLIVLFLLLYLPKVGGGGEKHFVLESAYAWVPLWGWIYPTYLLMLTIHIGLSVLAVPLVLYALVLGLTHSPRELTGTRHATVGRIAAATWILSLVLGVVTYVLLNHLYAAEFVPA, encoded by the coding sequence ATGGCGACTGCGGACGTACACCGGCGGGCACGGGATCGGCCACTGGGTACGACGCTTCTGCTGAGCGCGATCGGCTACGCGCTCGTCATCGGCACCTTCGCCGGCGTCGTGCCGCTCTATCCCGACATCGGCGAGACCGGCGTGAATCTCCTCTCGCACGCGATCGCGGTCGTGAACACGCTCGCGACGGTCGCGCTCGTGCTCGGCTGGTACTGGATCCGCCGCGGCGAGGTCGCCAAACACCGCGTCGCGATGGTGAGCGCGTTCGTGCTGATCGTGCTCTTTCTCCTGTTGTACCTGCCGAAGGTCGGCGGCGGCGGTGAGAAACACTTCGTGCTCGAGTCGGCGTATGCCTGGGTACCGCTCTGGGGCTGGATCTACCCGACCTACCTGCTGATGCTCACGATCCACATCGGCCTCTCGGTGCTGGCGGTACCGCTCGTCCTCTACGCGCTCGTGCTCGGGCTCACCCACAGTCCGCGGGAGCTGACCGGGACTCGCCACGCGACTGTCGGGCGGATCGCCGCGGCCACCTGGATCCTCAGCCTGGTTCTCGGGGTCGTCACCTACGTCCTGCTCAACCACCTCTATGCGGCGGAGTTCGTCCCCGCCTGA
- a CDS encoding HalOD1 output domain-containing protein produces MPERTSDATADTTVAPTPQASSGTYRVRHTGSGSLSATLVTAISECAGIDPTDFQLYSYLDPDSLDALFTPLRDADDEKRGWVEFHVLGQRAVIYSTGEIEIDTQEPTVPDST; encoded by the coding sequence ATGCCTGAGAGAACCAGCGACGCGACGGCCGATACGACGGTCGCTCCGACGCCCCAAGCGTCGTCGGGGACGTATCGCGTCCGACACACGGGTTCGGGTTCGCTCTCGGCCACGCTCGTCACGGCGATCAGCGAGTGTGCCGGCATCGACCCGACGGACTTCCAGCTCTACAGCTACCTCGATCCGGACTCGCTCGACGCGCTGTTCACGCCGCTTCGCGACGCCGACGACGAGAAGCGCGGCTGGGTCGAGTTCCACGTCCTCGGCCAGAGGGCGGTGATCTACAGCACCGGCGAGATCGAGATCGACACGCAGGAGCCGACCGTCCCCGATTCGACGTAG
- a CDS encoding pro-sigmaK processing inhibitor BofA family protein, which produces MVTVLELGVLVFAIALLLGSYRVIDAVRPFVVNAVVGLVVLILAAFFGYGVEITPIVLLIVAIVGLPGAVLVVLLAYLGIAFTPVVF; this is translated from the coding sequence ATGGTCACTGTCCTCGAACTGGGCGTCCTCGTCTTCGCCATCGCGCTGCTGCTCGGGTCGTATCGGGTGATCGACGCGGTCCGGCCGTTCGTCGTCAACGCGGTCGTCGGTCTGGTGGTGCTGATCCTCGCCGCGTTCTTCGGGTACGGCGTGGAGATCACGCCGATCGTCCTGCTGATCGTCGCCATCGTCGGACTCCCGGGGGCGGTTCTGGTGGTCCTGCTCGCCTACCTCGGGATCGCCTTTACACCCGTCGTGTTCTGA
- a CDS encoding DEAD/DEAH box helicase, with translation MAQQVQQVDTLFLHETDKGYSVVADRDGERLFRATLGLKETSAGPRPGRFRIKRGSNEDPRSPDEFVEIARRAERIRISEQTSREGRGELRAMLEGYQLEARVVRTCRFCASAGRYSPITEETAIRTDRERICPDCAMQELERELSYAGGVTGAAEDRLKDLLLEVQDLERIVNLLQGQLDPELTKFDEISATVEDVDPVPVDSLGLHPDLQGLLEGRFEELLPVQSLSVESGLFDGEDQLVVSATATGKTLVGEMAGIDRVLKGDGKMLFLVPLVALANQKHEDFLDTYGDLVDVTIRVGASRVRDDGNRFDPGADVIVGTYEGIDHALRTGRDLGDVGTVVIDEVHTLKEGERGHRLDGLIARLKDYCEQRAANRSGYGGAQWIYLSATVGNPGWLAESLGARLVEFEERPVPIERHVTFADGREKTRIENKLVRREFDRESSKGYRGQTIIFTNSRRRCHEISRKLEYASAPYHAGLDYKRRKKVERMFGDQELSAVVTTAALAAGVDFPASQVVFDSLAMGIEWLSVQEFHQMLGRAGRPDYHDRGVVYLLVEPDCTYHNSMERTEDEVAFTLLKDEMEPVHTLYDQSAAVEETLANVTVAGKRTKALNDRMIGEVPTKHAIGKLLEYGFIDGLEPTPLGRAVTTHFLSPDDAFRILDGIRKGNDSVDIVAELELVDDDR, from the coding sequence GTGGCACAGCAGGTCCAGCAGGTGGACACCCTCTTCCTGCACGAAACCGACAAAGGGTACTCGGTCGTCGCGGACCGCGACGGCGAACGCCTCTTTCGGGCGACCCTCGGGCTGAAGGAGACGAGTGCGGGACCCCGACCCGGGCGCTTTCGCATCAAGCGCGGCTCGAACGAGGACCCGCGTAGTCCCGACGAGTTCGTCGAGATCGCCCGCCGAGCCGAGCGGATCCGCATCTCCGAGCAGACCTCCCGCGAGGGCCGCGGGGAGCTGCGCGCGATGCTCGAGGGCTACCAGCTCGAGGCGCGCGTCGTCCGGACGTGCCGGTTCTGTGCCTCGGCGGGGCGGTACTCGCCGATCACCGAGGAGACGGCGATCCGAACCGACCGCGAGCGGATCTGTCCGGACTGCGCGATGCAGGAGCTCGAACGCGAGCTCTCGTACGCCGGCGGCGTGACCGGCGCCGCGGAGGACCGGCTGAAGGACCTCCTGCTCGAGGTCCAGGACCTCGAGCGCATCGTGAACCTGCTCCAGGGCCAGCTCGACCCCGAGCTGACGAAGTTCGACGAGATCAGCGCCACCGTCGAGGACGTCGACCCCGTTCCCGTGGACTCGCTCGGCCTCCATCCCGACCTCCAGGGGCTGTTGGAGGGACGGTTCGAGGAGCTGCTTCCGGTTCAGAGCCTCTCGGTCGAGAGCGGACTGTTCGACGGCGAGGATCAACTAGTGGTGAGCGCGACCGCCACCGGAAAGACGCTCGTCGGGGAGATGGCGGGCATCGATCGGGTGCTGAAGGGGGACGGGAAGATGCTGTTTCTGGTCCCGCTGGTCGCGCTCGCGAATCAGAAACACGAGGACTTTCTCGATACCTACGGCGACCTCGTCGACGTCACCATCCGGGTGGGCGCGAGCCGGGTGCGCGACGACGGCAACCGCTTCGATCCCGGCGCGGACGTGATCGTCGGTACCTACGAGGGGATCGACCACGCGCTGCGGACGGGACGGGACCTGGGCGACGTCGGCACCGTCGTCATCGACGAGGTCCACACGCTGAAGGAGGGCGAGCGCGGCCACCGTCTCGACGGGCTGATCGCCCGTCTGAAGGACTACTGCGAGCAGCGCGCGGCGAACCGTTCGGGCTACGGGGGCGCCCAGTGGATCTATCTCTCGGCGACCGTCGGCAACCCCGGTTGGCTCGCCGAGAGCCTCGGCGCACGCCTCGTCGAGTTCGAGGAACGCCCCGTCCCGATCGAGCGCCACGTCACCTTCGCGGACGGTCGTGAGAAGACCCGCATCGAGAACAAGCTCGTCCGCCGGGAGTTCGACCGCGAGTCCTCGAAGGGCTATCGCGGCCAGACGATCATCTTCACCAACTCGCGGCGGCGGTGTCACGAGATCAGCCGCAAGCTCGAGTACGCCTCGGCACCGTACCACGCCGGTCTCGACTACAAGCGCCGGAAGAAGGTCGAGCGGATGTTCGGCGATCAGGAGCTCTCGGCCGTCGTCACCACGGCGGCGCTCGCCGCCGGGGTGGACTTCCCCGCCTCGCAGGTCGTCTTCGACTCGCTCGCGATGGGGATCGAGTGGCTCTCGGTCCAGGAGTTCCACCAGATGCTCGGGCGCGCGGGTCGGCCGGACTACCACGACCGCGGCGTGGTCTACCTGCTGGTCGAGCCCGACTGTACCTACCACAACAGCATGGAGCGCACCGAGGACGAGGTCGCGTTCACGCTGCTGAAGGACGAGATGGAGCCCGTCCACACGCTCTACGACCAGTCGGCCGCCGTCGAGGAGACGCTCGCGAACGTCACCGTCGCCGGCAAACGAACGAAGGCGCTCAACGATCGGATGATCGGCGAGGTGCCGACGAAGCACGCGATCGGAAAGCTGCTCGAGTACGGCTTCATCGACGGGCTGGAGCCGACGCCGCTCGGACGGGCGGTCACGACGCACTTTCTCTCGCCCGACGACGCGTTCCGGATCCTCGACGGGATCAGGAAGGGGAACGATTCGGTGGATATCGTCGCCGAACTCGAACTCGTCGACGACGATCGGTAA
- a CDS encoding cupin domain-containing protein has protein sequence MSNPNPSARVRRGEAIEYEPVEAAAGLRKGVLIAESDGAPNFAMRRFVLEPSAEVPRHTNAVEHEQYVLEGEYVVGISDTSETHRADGDSAERSSADRSSGQRPREEAVDGEEEHVVTPGDSLLIPAGTVHWYRNEGDERGTFLCVVPNGDDTIELVETNG, from the coding sequence ATGTCGAACCCGAACCCGTCCGCACGCGTCCGACGCGGCGAAGCGATCGAGTACGAACCCGTCGAGGCGGCGGCAGGTCTCCGGAAGGGCGTTCTGATCGCCGAAAGCGACGGCGCGCCGAACTTCGCCATGCGTCGGTTCGTCCTCGAACCCAGTGCCGAAGTTCCGAGACACACCAACGCGGTCGAACACGAGCAGTACGTGCTCGAGGGGGAGTACGTCGTCGGGATCAGCGATACATCGGAGACGCATCGAGCAGACGGCGATAGCGCGGAACGAAGCTCCGCGGACCGTTCGAGCGGGCAGCGCCCGCGAGAGGAAGCCGTCGACGGCGAGGAGGAACACGTCGTCACGCCGGGCGACTCGCTTCTGATCCCCGCCGGTACGGTCCACTGGTATCGAAACGAGGGCGACGAGCGGGGAACGTTCCTCTGTGTGGTCCCGAACGGCGACGATACGATCGAACTGGTCGAGACGAACGGCTGA
- a CDS encoding universal stress protein: protein MNELRTDHEDDDADREYRLVVAVGNPTYAEQLARTAVDIARARNGEIHVVSVVHKPPESPFALFSDETIRTEFAGDRREILDRAIETATGDVPVKGEVVVGTDVARTLVSAVEELEADALLVGWHGRPRRSEVVLGTTIDTVLRRAPCDVFVERIGPTADGVERVLLPVAGGPHVPLAASVADAIATANDATIDVLSVVAPSADESERETARGYLEEALAQLTAPTETALREASAIDDAVLEAASDCDLVVFGATRQGGVRRRLVGSIPQAVGRRTDRTVILARRRPEPSVIGRLTGRLW from the coding sequence ATGAACGAGCTGCGGACGGATCACGAGGACGACGACGCCGACCGGGAGTACCGGCTGGTCGTCGCCGTCGGCAACCCGACGTACGCCGAGCAGCTCGCCCGGACCGCGGTCGACATCGCACGAGCGAGAAACGGCGAGATCCACGTCGTCAGCGTCGTCCACAAGCCCCCCGAGTCACCGTTCGCGCTCTTCTCCGACGAGACGATCAGGACGGAGTTCGCCGGCGACCGCCGGGAGATCCTCGACCGGGCGATCGAGACCGCCACCGGCGACGTTCCCGTCAAGGGTGAGGTGGTCGTCGGAACCGACGTCGCGCGTACCCTCGTCTCGGCCGTCGAGGAGCTCGAGGCGGACGCGCTGTTGGTCGGCTGGCACGGCCGTCCCCGTCGATCGGAGGTCGTTCTCGGAACGACCATCGACACGGTCCTTCGTCGCGCCCCCTGTGACGTGTTCGTCGAACGGATCGGCCCGACCGCCGACGGCGTCGAGCGCGTGCTGCTGCCGGTCGCGGGCGGACCCCACGTCCCGCTCGCGGCGAGCGTCGCCGACGCCATCGCGACGGCGAACGACGCCACGATCGACGTGCTCTCGGTCGTCGCCCCGAGCGCCGACGAGAGCGAACGCGAGACCGCCCGGGGCTACCTCGAGGAGGCGCTCGCTCAGCTCACCGCGCCGACCGAGACCGCGCTCCGCGAGGCGTCCGCGATCGACGACGCCGTTCTCGAGGCGGCGAGCGACTGCGATCTGGTCGTGTTCGGGGCGACCCGTCAGGGCGGGGTGCGGCGACGGCTCGTGGGATCGATCCCGCAGGCGGTCGGACGCCGAACGGATCGGACCGTGATCCTGGCTCGGCGTCGTCCCGAGCCGTCGGTGATCGGTCGTCTGACCGGGCGACTGTGGTAG
- a CDS encoding M50 family metallopeptidase, whose protein sequence is MFKSFRIGSLFGIPIKLDVSFLLILPVFAWLIGSQIEVLVGPLNAVLGAGLETEALTAGSRPWLLGLSAAIGLFVGVVLHELGHSLVAIRYGYPIDSITLWIFGGLAQLSDQPEDWKQEFAIAIAGPIVSVLVGIGSYLLMLLVPVRFDGATFVLAYLALLNVALAGFNMLPAFPMDGGRVLRALLGRSRPFAQATQIAAEVGKLFALLMGLFGLLQLNVVLIGIAFFVYIAASGEAQQTVMTAAFEGVTVSDIMTDREDLHVISTDSSVADLLERMFSERHTGYPVMDDGRLVGLVTLTDAREVDSVERDAYRVEDVMSTELETIGPDDEAMDALNRMQREGIGRLLVVEDGDLVGLISRTDLMTALDIIRSSGSIETANRAADGREPDRSPAGDRDADRGWE, encoded by the coding sequence ATGTTCAAGAGTTTCCGGATCGGCTCGCTCTTCGGGATTCCGATCAAGCTCGACGTCTCGTTTCTGCTGATCCTGCCGGTCTTCGCGTGGCTGATCGGCTCGCAGATCGAGGTGCTCGTCGGCCCGCTCAACGCCGTCCTCGGGGCGGGACTCGAAACGGAGGCGCTGACCGCCGGCTCACGGCCCTGGCTGCTCGGCCTCTCCGCGGCGATCGGACTGTTCGTCGGGGTCGTTCTCCACGAACTCGGTCACTCGCTGGTAGCGATCCGATACGGCTATCCCATCGATTCGATCACGCTGTGGATCTTCGGCGGGCTCGCCCAGCTCAGCGACCAGCCCGAGGACTGGAAACAGGAGTTCGCGATCGCGATCGCCGGCCCGATCGTCAGCGTGCTCGTCGGAATCGGTTCGTATCTCCTGATGCTGCTGGTCCCGGTGCGGTTCGACGGCGCGACCTTCGTCCTCGCGTATCTCGCGCTGTTGAACGTCGCGCTGGCGGGGTTCAACATGCTTCCGGCGTTCCCGATGGACGGCGGACGGGTGTTGCGGGCGCTCCTCGGCCGGAGTCGGCCGTTCGCCCAGGCCACCCAGATCGCCGCCGAGGTGGGAAAGCTGTTCGCCCTCCTGATGGGGTTGTTCGGCCTCCTGCAGCTCAACGTCGTCCTCATCGGAATCGCCTTCTTCGTCTACATCGCCGCCTCAGGCGAAGCCCAACAGACGGTGATGACCGCCGCCTTCGAGGGCGTAACGGTCAGTGACATCATGACCGACCGGGAGGACCTCCACGTCATCTCGACCGACAGCTCCGTCGCCGACCTCCTCGAACGGATGTTCTCGGAGCGCCACACCGGTTATCCCGTGATGGACGACGGCCGGCTCGTCGGCCTCGTGACCCTCACTGACGCCCGAGAGGTCGATTCCGTCGAGCGCGACGCCTACAGGGTCGAGGACGTGATGTCGACGGAGCTCGAGACGATCGGCCCCGACGACGAGGCGATGGACGCGCTCAATCGGATGCAACGGGAGGGCATCGGCCGCCTACTCGTCGTCGAGGACGGCGACCTCGTCGGCCTCATCTCGCGGACCGACCTCATGACCGCGCTCGACATCATCCGCTCGAGCGGCTCGATCGAGACCGCGAACCGAGCAGCGGACGGTCGCGAACCGGACCGGTCGCCGGCCGGCGACCGAGACGCCGATCGGGGCTGGGAGTAG
- a CDS encoding Hsp20/alpha crystallin family protein, translated as MRRYPFDEMERMMEQMRRAVYEGRTGLPAFDAGNRGINLSLDEDDDGYVVVADVPGFEKEEIDLRFEDGSLSVEASHETSEEDGVSARHHARHVHERIHVPGEIIEEEIAASYHNGVLEVHLPTPESVDDEDPGTRIDID; from the coding sequence ATGCGACGATACCCCTTCGATGAGATGGAGCGAATGATGGAACAGATGCGCCGTGCGGTGTACGAGGGCCGTACCGGCCTTCCGGCGTTCGACGCCGGGAACAGGGGCATCAACCTCAGTCTCGACGAGGACGACGACGGCTACGTGGTCGTCGCGGACGTGCCGGGGTTCGAGAAGGAGGAGATCGACCTCCGGTTCGAAGACGGGAGCCTCTCGGTCGAGGCGTCCCACGAGACGAGCGAGGAGGACGGCGTCTCCGCGCGCCACCACGCCCGCCACGTCCACGAACGGATCCACGTCCCCGGCGAGATCATCGAGGAGGAGATCGCCGCCTCCTACCACAACGGCGTGCTCGAGGTTCACCTCCCGACCCCCGAGTCCGTTGACGACGAGGACCCCGGAACCCGCATCGACATCGACTGA
- a CDS encoding phosphohydrolase: MPEITVSDSLYRQLENAAEEDLEAALWEMTYLFQRGNDPSE, encoded by the coding sequence ATGCCAGAAATCACCGTCTCCGACTCGCTGTACCGACAGCTCGAGAACGCCGCCGAGGAGGATCTCGAGGCGGCGCTGTGGGAGATGACGTACCTGTTCCAGCGTGGCAACGACCCCTCCGAGTAG
- a CDS encoding cupredoxin domain-containing protein: MRETLSRRRFVEAAGAASIFALAGCTDSENGGDGGENASDGEDGNGTNETNETNESDGLGGDGNESNESDDETGNESNETDDEQTQAIRLGAETAGWQGQAPNDIEDETNPTISLQAGTTYDLTWENLDGEEHELIAEDADGNEIAASDESEQEGETVSMTLEITQEMAGRSGTYYCEYHPEAMRGEFSVE; the protein is encoded by the coding sequence ATGAGGGAGACCCTCAGTAGACGGCGATTCGTCGAGGCGGCAGGCGCGGCAAGCATCTTCGCGCTCGCGGGCTGTACCGATAGCGAAAACGGCGGCGACGGCGGCGAGAACGCCAGCGACGGTGAGGACGGGAACGGTACCAACGAGACCAACGAGACCAACGAGAGCGACGGTCTCGGCGGCGACGGGAACGAGAGTAACGAGAGCGACGACGAAACCGGGAACGAGTCCAACGAGACGGACGACGAGCAGACCCAAGCCATTCGCCTCGGTGCCGAGACGGCGGGATGGCAGGGCCAGGCGCCCAACGACATCGAGGATGAGACGAACCCCACCATCTCGCTCCAGGCCGGAACGACCTACGACCTCACCTGGGAGAACCTCGACGGTGAGGAGCACGAACTCATCGCCGAGGACGCCGACGGAAACGAGATCGCGGCGTCGGACGAGTCCGAACAGGAGGGTGAGACGGTCTCGATGACGCTCGAGATCACCCAGGAGATGGCCGGTCGGTCGGGAACCTACTACTGCGAGTACCATCCGGAGGCGATGCGCGGCGAGTTCTCCGTCGAATAG
- a CDS encoding DUF5814 domain-containing protein, with translation MAITDKIYLKNHRQLASQLDTNLPKGAFKGATLDLLFQGEGLEKLDDASQQRVLDFTQDFLDCDCQDNPYCGCAERKFMRYLLELRADGLGPEAIVDVMTDDYMLYAYPGDVLSFLDDSVRTLEAIESLASVEGSGEAERQAARRKQELSG, from the coding sequence GTGGCGATCACGGACAAGATCTACCTCAAGAACCACCGTCAGCTCGCCTCACAGCTCGATACGAACCTCCCGAAGGGTGCGTTCAAAGGAGCGACGCTGGACCTCCTCTTCCAGGGCGAGGGCCTCGAGAAGCTCGACGACGCCTCCCAGCAACGCGTACTCGACTTCACCCAGGACTTCCTCGACTGCGACTGTCAGGACAACCCCTACTGTGGCTGTGCCGAGCGGAAGTTCATGCGGTATCTCCTCGAACTCCGTGCCGACGGACTCGGCCCCGAGGCGATCGTCGACGTGATGACCGACGACTACATGCTGTACGCCTACCCCGGCGACGTCCTCTCGTTTCTCGACGATTCGGTCAGAACGCTCGAGGCGATCGAGTCGCTCGCATCGGTCGAGGGCAGCGGTGAGGCAGAGCGGCAGGCGGCCCGGCGAAAACAGGAGCTCTCGGGCTAG
- a CDS encoding ribbon-helix-helix protein, CopG family: protein MGNKNKTISFRVNEDAFETLREIAEERDISLSAVFRDYVDLLVAHDGQVRVVPEHELDGETTDDFPPKVEVPKSFVREHERLELEAEHLREQLDEHKRYITNLRRRIDEGDDIDEIVHLEEIDRENGKGEEPYRLG from the coding sequence ATGGGCAACAAGAACAAGACGATCTCCTTTCGCGTCAACGAGGACGCCTTCGAGACGCTCCGGGAGATCGCGGAAGAGCGCGACATCTCGCTTTCGGCGGTGTTTCGCGACTACGTCGACCTGTTGGTTGCCCACGACGGTCAGGTGCGTGTCGTCCCCGAACACGAACTCGACGGTGAGACGACCGACGACTTCCCGCCAAAGGTCGAGGTACCGAAGAGCTTCGTCCGCGAACACGAGCGACTCGAACTCGAGGCCGAACACCTCCGCGAACAGCTCGACGAGCACAAGCGCTACATCACGAACCTCCGCCGACGCATCGACGAGGGTGACGACATCGACGAGATCGTCCACCTCGAGGAGATCGATCGCGAGAACGGGAAGGGTGAGGAGCCCTACCGGCTGGGCTAG
- a CDS encoding RPA family protein → MSQAPTRELAQRVFAREFNDASYTFKESDDERAPLYLLLPTGERANRVFVVGTLTEKTDVGEESEYWQGRVVDPTGTFFVYAGQYQPEATNFLREAEPPTYVAVVGKPRTYETDDGSINVSLRPESITEVDAATRDRWVVETANRTLERIDRFDDETNEYAEMAREEYDLPIENYHRELLTALESLDETEADAEATA, encoded by the coding sequence ATGAGTCAAGCACCCACCCGAGAACTGGCCCAGCGCGTCTTCGCACGCGAGTTCAACGACGCCAGTTACACGTTCAAGGAATCGGACGACGAACGAGCGCCGCTCTACCTGCTGCTCCCGACCGGCGAACGTGCGAACCGCGTGTTCGTCGTCGGCACGCTGACCGAGAAGACCGACGTCGGCGAGGAGAGCGAGTACTGGCAGGGCCGCGTGGTCGATCCGACGGGGACGTTCTTCGTCTACGCCGGCCAGTACCAGCCCGAGGCGACGAACTTCCTCCGGGAGGCCGAGCCGCCCACGTACGTCGCCGTCGTCGGGAAGCCCCGTACCTACGAGACCGACGACGGTTCGATCAACGTCTCGCTACGGCCCGAGTCGATCACCGAGGTCGATGCCGCGACGCGCGATCGGTGGGTCGTCGAGACCGCGAACCGAACGCTCGAACGCATCGACCGGTTCGACGACGAGACCAACGAGTACGCCGAGATGGCCCGCGAGGAGTACGACCTCCCGATCGAGAACTATCACCGCGAACTGCTGACCGCGCTCGAGAGTCTCGACGAGACCGAGGCCGACGCGGAAGCGACGGCGTAG